In Populus nigra chromosome 1, ddPopNigr1.1, whole genome shotgun sequence, one genomic interval encodes:
- the LOC133702962 gene encoding basic leucine zipper 23-like produces MKDYNMDDGEIELSDHVLLPNPDSSGSLQSSASVDSLLDEFLKNTRTCTHTHTCNPLGPDITHTHTCYHTHTQVITSEEDDDVNNREHSNSKVKRPAGNREAVRKYREKKKAHTAYLEEEVKKLRISNQQLVRKIQQQVILEAEVLRLRSILMGLRGKIDTELGVLPFQNQGDATAAFKDGNCGAQSTGGPMNLQCQTDLPCFHTHVGGSSSRVNIDGNDKLMESWEGTCQPVIINSQANMDNMATTEGHAIDMVEALMSSASQVQ; encoded by the coding sequence ATGAAAGATTATAACATGGATGATGGGGAGATAGAGCTTTCGGATCATGTTTTGTTACCGAATCCCGATTCATCTGGCAGTTTGCAGAGCTCTGCATCTGTGGATTCACTTCTTGATGAATTCTTGAAGAATACGAGAACATGTACTCACACTCACACTTGCAACCCCCTTGGCCCTGACATAACTCATACACATACATGCTACCACACACACACCCAAGTCATTACTtctgaagaagatgatgacgTAAACAATAGAGAGCATTCCAATTCTAAAGTAAAAAGGCCAGCAGGAAATAGAGAAGCAGTTCGAAAGtacagagaaaaaaagaaggcacaTACTGCTTACTTAGAAGAGGAAGTGAAGAAATTGCGTATATCGAACCAGCAGCTGGTGAGGAAAATACAGCAGCAGGTAATCCTTGAAGCCGAGGTTTTGAGGCTAAGAAGCATATTGATGGGCCTGAGGGGAAAGATTGATACTGAATTGGGTGTGTTACCATTCCAAAATCAGGGTGACGCTACTGCTGCTTTCAAGGATGGCAATTGTGGTGCGCAGTCTACTGGTGGGCCAATGAATCTACAGTGTCAGACAGATTTACCGTGCTTCCATACTCATGTAGGAGGTTCGTCTTCGCGGGTTAATATTGACGGAAATGACAAATTGATGGAATCATGGGAAGGGACTTGTCAGCCTGTGATAATAAATTCTCAGGCTAACATGGATAATATGGCAACTACAGAAGGACACGCAATTGACATGGTGGAAGCCTTGATGTCATCTGCCTCTCAAGTTCAATAA